In Crassostrea angulata isolate pt1a10 chromosome 6, ASM2561291v2, whole genome shotgun sequence, a genomic segment contains:
- the LOC128186943 gene encoding uncharacterized protein LOC128186943 codes for MMSQGLVLVAVIFISFTSHASGFVDICKTNYLTLPFPGDQGFLGVTSSSRPSENSPCILRLSGCSQCRISMHAVGDEWTFPICSNQFNQYSMKECQPECSYMFVFDSIYLNETLRFYNTSKWPGGEFKSISSAVFVGLCSPPNPPNITVKFNIDSNNQVLTSYKGHVRSPNFPNGYLQNGDVYTWVIKNKAYSKILVVFDDWHISPFSGEVYFDESDRRRPINGSMGRPIVISKGPEMKVIFSTGNHFLEDQNRYMGFKFTYTFYRAEDYIPHLSTECGKNYLINEGGMIDFQLSSSIEGYQYDCTWLIKKQPEFDKVYMKIIKFRTDTLLSYSNQEVVIRDGVTSDGEVLDKITPRSSYGKPFHSTRGFYIRYRGQVRPMDNLQIVFTSYRERGSSDCNSRGMFYCNTGRCIPAELKCDRFNHCEDNSDESNDNCLNGGAGWSRSSNYTMTVSVIVPLVISVFLLVILCVLFFLIRRCHNARAQEMDRDTGIIPTISGGIGRRRRQRNRQAQRPADFPPTYEEALESPPYEEPPLGCENGMLKPPTYHEAIGHLIVEPPGDQYEEEDYPPPEFSTIDRSQRHDSSTPNANNEDIRPVNHSHSMSYSSESSTEIPLGRNVSNVHSPNYTEVPHRRVRTSHREEREDEYRERPSSQVERPEGRRNCPPPPRPKSNIRQELERKLQEDQINPTNIRRNLNSDKPGQMSDNKRNTNYRESQSFPESPSRHGSSSFHPKAAESNKDEQHWKEENKRRSKGDLRNRASDSSSKGLLFSEDHYTEGENRGILNQAFKDFERNSQHSPPRTNSASLANLPSSLDKWTDDRRGGMAMSLQHLPTTHCVASNNIQTARSAQDLRHRMSTANQPNTNIPQHLQPSDRPMSLSVGNLPNRSNAGENRRERVRPASDSQRSVSLGDLNRRLNSQTARRQTHSHADLSNIQEERGADSIVFACESEDVFV; via the exons ATGATGAGCCAAGGTCTGG TCCTTGTCGCTGTCATCTTCATATCATTTACATCACATGCTTCAG GATTTGTAGACATTTGCAAAACAAACTATCTGACCTTGCCCTTTCCTGGGGATCAAGGATTTTTGGGGGTCACCTCAAGTTCGAGACCCTCAGAAAATAGTCCATGTATCCTCCGTCTGTCAGGATGCTCCCAGTGCCGTATCTCCATGCACGCTGTGGGCGACGAGTGGACCTTTCCAATCTGTTCCAATCAATTCAACCAGTACTCAATGAAAGAATGTCAACCAGA gTGTTCCTATATGTTTGTGTTCGACAGCATATACTTAAATGAGACTTTGAGGTTTTACAACACTAGCAAGTGGCCGGGGGGAGAGTTCAAGTCCATTTCCAGTGCAGTGTTCGTAGGCCTGTGTTCCCCTCCAAATCCACCCAACATCACCGTCAAGTTCAATATTGATT CCAATAATCAAGTTCTGACATCCTACAAGGGACATGTGAGGTCGCCAAATTTTCCAAATGGCTACCTTCAAAATGGAGATGTCTACACGTGGGTCATTAAAAACAAAGCGTACTCCAAGATTTTGGTGGTGTTTGATGATTGGCACATCTCACCATTCAGTGGGGAGGTCTAT TTTGATGAAAGTGACAGACGACGACCCATCAATGGTTCCATGGGCCGCCCAATAGTGATCTCAAAGGGGCCAGAAATGAAGGTCATATTCAGCACAGGGAACCACTTTTTGGAGGATCAGAATAGATACATGGGCTTTAAATTCACTTACACTTTTTATCGAG CTGAAGATTATATTCCACATCTGAGTACAG aGTGTGGAAAAAATTATCTAATCAACGAAGGAGGAATGATAGATTTCCAGCTGAGCAGCAGCATTGAAGGTTATCAATATGACTGCACCTGGCTCATTAAAAAGCAACCCGAGTTTGACAAAGTCTACATGAAAATCATCAAGTTCCGTACTGACACACTAC tGAGCTATAGCAACCAGGAAGTAGTAATCCGCGACGGAGTTACGTCAGATGGCGAAGTTTTGGACAAAATTACCCCAAGAAGCAGTTATGGAAAACCTTTCCACAGCACGAGAGGTTTCTACATTCGGTACAGAGGGCAAGTGCGACCCATGGACAATCTCCAGATTGTGTTCACTTCCTACCGGGAGCGAGGGTCCTCTG ACTGCAACAGCAGAGGAATGTTTTACTGCAACACAGGGAGATGTATCCCCGCCGAATTGAAGTGTGACAGATTTAACCATTGCGAGGACAACTCTGACGAAAGCAACGACAACTGTCTCA ATGGTGGCGCTGGCTGGTCGCGGAGCAGTAACTACACGATGACGGTCAGCGTGATCGTGCCGCTGGTCATCTCCGTCTTCCTCCTGGTCATCCTCTGTGTCCTCTTCTTCCTCATCCGACGATGTCACAACGCCCGCGCCCAAGAGATGGACAGGGACACAGGAATCATCCCCACAATTAGTGGAGGGATAGGGAGAAGAA GACGCCAGAGAAACAGACAGGCACAGAGGCCGGCCGACTTCCCACCCACCTATGAGGAGGCCCTGGAAAGTCCCCCTTATGAAGAGCCTCCACTG GGATGTGAAAATGGTATGCTAAAACCTCCTACATACCATGAAGCAATAGGGCATTTGATCGTGGAGCCTCCAGGGGATCAGTATGAAGAGGAAGACTACCCTCCCCCAGAATTCAGTACCATAGACCGATCACAGCGACACGATTCTTCCACGCCCAATGCAAACAATGAAGACATCAGGCCGGTCAATCACTCCCACAGTATGTCCTATAGCTCCGAGTCGTCAACAGAAATCCCCTTAGGTCGAAATGTCTCAAACGTCCACAGTCCCAATTATACGGAGGTTCCACATCGGAGAGTGAGGACCTCACACAGAGAGGAGAGGGAAGATGAGTACAGAGAGAGACCTTCCAGCCAGGTTGAAAGACCGGAAGGTAGAAGGAACTGTCCTCCTCCACCAAGACCGAAAAGTAACATCAGACAAGAGCTGGAGAGAAAGTTACAGGAAGATCAAATAAATCCAACTAACATACGAAGGAATTTGAATTCGGATAAGCCAGGACAGATGTCAGACAACAAGAGAAATACTAATTACAGGGAGAGTCAAAGCTTTCCTGAGAGTCCTTCAAGACATGGATCCTCTTCGTTCCATCCGAAGGCTGCAGAATCAAACAAAGATGAGCAGCACTGGAAGGAGGAAAATAAAAGAAGATCTAAAGGTGATTTGAGAAACAGAGCATCTGACAGCAGCTCAAAAGGACTACTCTTTAGTGAAGACCATTACACAGAGGGAGAAAATAGGGGCATTCTCAACCAGGCATTCAAAGACTTTGAAAGAAATTCACAACATTCCCCACCCAGGACAAACTCAGCCAGTCTTGCCAACCTGCCTTCTTCTCTGGATAAATGGACGGATGATCGGAGAGGAGGGATGGCCATGTCTCTTCAGCATTTACCCACGACTCACTGCGTGGCCTCAAATAATATCCAAACTGCAAGATCAGCCCAGGACCTTAGGCATAGAATGTCAACAGCCAATCAACCAAACACAAACATCCCCCAACACCTCCAACCATCGGATCGACCCATGTCGCTCTCGGTGGGAAATCTACCCAATCGTTCAAACGCTGGAGAGAATAGGAGGGAGAGGGTGAGACCCGCTAGTGATTCCCAGCGATCGGTGTCACTAGGCGATTTGAACCGGCGACTTAACAGCCAGACCGCTCGACGGCAAACTCATTCCCATGCAGACTTGTCCAACATTCAAGAAGAGAGAGGTGCTGACTCCATTGTTTTTGCATGTGAGAGTGAAGATGTTTTTGTTTGA
- the LOC128186944 gene encoding uncharacterized protein LOC128186944 — MDFLWEKIKSINTNHFIFVLLCSVIAYLFRASDSYDLKPVWRKRSEPHHYKNKLYPTLDDRLPSPIITDLDGDGTNEILLITHDFKLNVLALPERAADDDDDTLPHVVVKQRAVLPINVSEISRPVAMETGFTVPYSSMMQIRKQIVVVATDDWQVLCYDHNLELLWHKRLMDVSHVKETYTVKAMGILITPHNVKKKDQGMVIVGGSFTHLVHTPPDTTTTIKHSVNKTEEKQENSTDDNRLTHFSSFAVSALDGTNRWHHLPGDFGEIATNIKDIHGDHHWKLALKRHRLHVGEAPWTMYKKEFSEFTPHLWVNLDDTKLTLGRFRKTEEGGEKYSSSSSSSSSSSGMALTPDHIIGYAYGGHRPHSNHEHVENPNAVVIHTHNGIEVLNLLNGQPITVLHLPGDGGVYVDIDSDGEIEQVLWGLQDDYGPCYIEIWRINPVKERIEQLPICRITRLFFTSSWAYDEDNLKKLPPIIIKSVARKTGLIRYFMGHHLPKFAHKHDIITFGGVGRVSSWNRDGNANWQIATPANWARAAIDRKKNKEADPAAYQRFVEEFWPSRVLMSIPVYGEQNVAALSGFSEFVLVDLVNGNLLAEHSLPCSPSAPLTVGDFDNDGVNDVIVTCSLGYIGFSLHHKTNHLFTALYGLTVFILILLLNWLCSPKSFYGEDDDDLSSDEDD; from the exons ATGGATTTCCTATGGGAGAAGATTAAATCCATCAATACCAATCACTTCATATTTGTATTGTTATGCAGTGTCATTGCTTATCTTTTCCGAGCCAGTGATTCTTACGATCTGAAACCAGTATGGAGAAAGAGGAGCGAACCtcatcattataaaaacaa ACTGTACCCAACACTTGATGATCGTCTTCCTTCGCCAATAATAACTGACCTCGATGGTGATGGAACCAATGAAATTTTGTTAATCACTCATGACTTCAA GTTGAATGTTCTGGCTCTTCCTGAGCGAGCagctgatgatgatgatgacaccCTTCCCCATGTTGTTGTGAAGCAGCGAGCTGTCCTACCAATAAATGTGTCCGAGATCAGTCGACCAGTTGCCATGGAAACAGGGTTCACTGTTCCTTACAGTTCTATGATGCAAATACGAAAACAG ATTGTGGTAGTAGCGACAGATGACTGGCAAGTCTTGTGCTACGATCACAACCTGGAGCTACTTTGGCACAAGAGACTGATGGACGTCAGTCATGTGAAGGAGACGTATACTGTGAAGGCAATGGGGATCCTGATTACCCCCCACAACGTCAAGAAGAAGGACCAGGGCATGGTCATTGTCGGGGGAAGCTTCACACACCTGGTCCACACTCCCCCAGACACCACCACCACAATAAAACA TAGTGTGAATAAGACTGAGGAGAAGCAGGAAAACTCGACAGACGATAACAGGCTGACCCACTTCAGCTCCTTCGCGGTCAGTGCTCTGGATGGGACGAATAGGTGGCACCACTTACCGGGCGACTTTGGAGAAATAGCCACAAACATCAAG GATATCCATGGTGACCATCATTGGAAGTTGGCCTTAAAAAGACACAGACTCCATGTTGGAGAGGCCCCCTGGACCATGTACAAAAAGGAATTCAGTGAGTTcaca CCTCATCTTTGGGTAAATCTGGATGATACGAAGCTGACTCTAGGAAGATTTAGGAAGACTGAAGAGGGAGGTGAAAAATACTCgtcttcctcctcctcctcctcctcctcctcaggAATGGCCCTGACCCCGGACCATATTATTGGCTACGCCTACGGAGGACACAGACCTCACAGCAACCATGAACATGTGGAAAATCCGAACGCTGTTGTCATCCACACACACAATGGTATAGAGGTTCTGAACCTTTTGAACGGTCAACCAATCACAGTGCTCCATCTGCCAGGAGATGGGGGGGTGTACGTTGACATTGATTCTGACGGAGAAATAGAACAAGTTCTCTGGGGTCTGCAGGATGACTACGGTCCCTGTTACATCGAGATCTGGCGGATTAATCCTGTGAAGGAGCGGATAGAGCAGCTGCCAATCTGTCGGATTACCCGTTTATTTTTCACGTCGTCTTGGGCCTATGATGAAGACAACTTAAAGAAACTCCCGCCAATCATTATTAAGAG TGTTGCAAGGAAAACAGGACTGATAAGATATTTCATGGGTCATCATCTTCCCAAGTTTGCACACAAACATGACATCATCACTTTCGGAGGGGTAGGACGAGTGTCGTCTTGGAATAGAGATGGAAACGCAAATTGGCAG ATAGCTACTCCAGCTAATTGGGCTAGAGCAGCCATAGATAGAAAGAAGAACAAAGAGGCTGATCCAGCGGCTTACCAGAGATTTGTGGAGGAGTTCTGGCCCAGTCGTGTGTTGATGTCTATACCTGTGTACGGTGAACAG AATGTGGCTGCCCTGAGTGGTTTCTCCGAGTTTGTGTTGGTGGACCTGGTCAACGGGAACCTCCTGGCCGAACACTCCCTCCCCTGCTCCCCTTCAGCCCCCCTCACTGTGGGAGACTTCGACAACGATGGAGTAAATGATGTCATTGTCACCTGTAGTCTAGG GTACATAGGATTTTCCCTGCACCACAAGACGAACCACCTGTTTACAGCTCTATATGGCCTGACAGTCTTTATTCTCATTCTCCTTCTGAACTGGCTGTGTTCGCCCAAGTCTTTCTATGGGGAGGATGACGATGATTTAAGTTCTGATGAAGATGACTGA